The sequence below is a genomic window from Acidilobus saccharovorans 345-15.
GTGGAGGAAGCCGGCGTAGGGGTCGAGGCCCGCCAGCAGCAGGGCCCTGAGGCCAAGGGAGTAGAGCACCGCGTACATGTAGTTGAGGCACGCGTTGACAGGGTCGTCGCCCTCCTGGTCCCTGCCGTCGAAGCCGAGGTCCCTGGGCAGCAGCGAGGCCACGAAGCCCCAGTACTCCCTCGCGGCCGCGGCCTCAAGCTCGAGGAGCCTGGGCCTGAGGTCGTTGGGAGTCCCCCTCAGCTCCATGACTTCCCTGGCCAGCTCCCTCATCCTTGAGACGGTAGACTTAACGGTGGCCCCGGCCCTCAGGGCGAGCCTCCTCAGCGTTGACGCCTGGGAGAGCACCTTGCAGGCGACCAGGGACGAGGCCATCGAGCCGCCGAGCTCCCCTGAGGCTGCCATGTACTGGGCCCTCCTGGTCTCAGGCGTCCTTGAGTAGTGGCTCATGTAGGTCACCGAGACTGGCATGCCTCCCCTGTCGAGGACCACCATCTCGACGCCCGCCGCTGCCATGAGCCTGAGCGCCCTAGATGTCACGCTCACGCCGCCAGAGGCGACCACCACGAGGTCCACCTGGGAGAGGGGCACCTCCTCCCTCCT
It includes:
- the cas1 gene encoding CRISPR-associated endonuclease Cas1, with amino-acid sequence MRALLLTGYGLLLGASGSSLVVRSKDGRREEVPLSQVDLVVVASGGVSVTSRALRLMAAAGVEMVVLDRGGMPVSVTYMSHYSRTPETRRAQYMAASGELGGSMASSLVACKVLSQASTLRRLALRAGATVKSTVSRMRELAREVMELRGTPNDLRPRLLELEAAAAREYWGFVASLLPRDLGFDGRDQEGDDPVNACLNYMYAVLYSLGLRALLLAGLDPYAGFLHVDRSGRPVLVYDYVEQFRAPVVDEPLVALVTSGWRPRLEGGLLDVGSRRALLEALFNRLKDQALGAYRPMTYSEALREYAYRLASSLRSGQAYSCYAGGEPL